A genomic segment from Streptomyces sp. NBC_00459 encodes:
- a CDS encoding ATP-binding protein, whose amino-acid sequence MTEERPGTAGSAALWERDTQVAAVERAIDALRVDNSSSGSLLLFTGEAGLGKTALMAETRRIAERRNCTVWSVRGGETLKSVPFNVVRQLLQPALLSLMPEEAREYLGDWYDIAGPALGITEPGDRLADPQGVCDGLVAAVRRLAKRDWPLVLLVDDAHWADQESLRWLAAFAERLDDLSVLVVVARRPGEATGGRADHLEAIARAAGPVDTLDALTPAAAAGLTRTTLGPHADAPFCREVWAVTGGNPYETVELLAKVQDAGLAPVEASCGRLRELNNAARGGGLVARLEELGVEATRFAWAAAILGTGISVDLVARLATLSHNEAYRCANLLCTARILTEPHLAAGQVADSDLEFVHPLIATAVYDSIPDGMRTAMHGIAAQVVSESGRGAAAASHHLLHVYPDDDEELVDQLREAAREHQAVGAPDAARRCLERALLEPPRPESHAHVLFELGSATHLTAPATTIGHLQTALAMPGLEGDLRVDAIVRLSQALLHNNQLEEAVRTVETEAARHQPGPARMRLQGVHFMLEGIHGGDVTAPGRSERLADLARPCTGRDNSERALLILRGFDAMTHGENAEEVVEMCDRALVNGRLAPGLGWTDPEWGIELLMMLACAYAYTDRLDRAESLYMDALRAYETAGWSGGHLSLAHAYVGLGHRRRGRLREAETSLRESLRLAERVGRGLPLHWSATCNLVDTLLARGHVQEAWAIAEQYGFAPPYPSTIVLPEPRAVRGRLLIAVGRTKEGINELEAAEKAATGRGYHNPVLATWAVDLARALATEDPLRAAVLVADARRYAERFGTDTAIGEALRCAAALETGQRAVRLAAQAVAYLEASPCQYEHAAARVEYGIAARSVAEIQRGLTLAKSCGADGLVAQAREVLETGRGLR is encoded by the coding sequence ATGACGGAGGAACGCCCAGGGACGGCCGGCTCTGCCGCCCTGTGGGAGCGCGACACACAAGTCGCCGCGGTGGAACGGGCGATCGACGCCTTGCGCGTGGACAACTCCTCCTCCGGCAGTCTCCTGCTCTTCACCGGCGAGGCGGGCCTCGGCAAGACCGCGTTGATGGCCGAAACCCGGCGCATCGCCGAGCGGCGCAACTGCACGGTGTGGTCGGTGCGCGGTGGCGAGACCCTCAAGTCCGTCCCCTTCAACGTCGTGCGCCAGTTGCTGCAGCCCGCGCTTCTGTCGCTGATGCCGGAGGAGGCCCGCGAGTATCTCGGCGACTGGTACGACATCGCCGGCCCCGCCCTCGGCATCACGGAACCCGGCGACCGCCTGGCCGACCCGCAGGGCGTGTGCGACGGCCTGGTCGCCGCGGTACGGCGGCTCGCCAAGCGTGACTGGCCGCTCGTCCTCCTCGTCGACGACGCCCACTGGGCCGACCAGGAGAGCCTGCGCTGGCTGGCCGCGTTCGCCGAGCGGCTCGACGACCTCTCCGTGCTGGTCGTGGTGGCCCGCAGGCCCGGCGAGGCCACCGGCGGCCGTGCCGACCACCTGGAGGCGATCGCCCGGGCGGCAGGCCCCGTCGACACGCTCGACGCCCTGACACCGGCAGCCGCCGCCGGCCTCACCCGCACCACCCTCGGCCCGCACGCCGACGCCCCGTTCTGCCGCGAGGTGTGGGCGGTCACCGGCGGCAACCCGTACGAGACAGTCGAACTCCTCGCCAAGGTCCAGGACGCCGGACTGGCCCCGGTCGAGGCGTCCTGCGGCCGACTGCGCGAACTCAACAACGCGGCACGCGGCGGCGGCCTCGTCGCCCGCCTGGAGGAACTGGGCGTCGAAGCCACCCGCTTCGCCTGGGCGGCGGCCATTCTCGGTACGGGCATCTCCGTGGACCTCGTGGCCCGGCTGGCCACCCTCAGCCACAACGAGGCCTACCGCTGCGCCAACCTCCTGTGCACCGCCCGCATTCTCACCGAACCCCATCTGGCGGCCGGCCAAGTTGCCGACAGCGACCTGGAGTTCGTCCACCCGCTGATCGCCACCGCCGTCTACGACTCCATCCCGGACGGCATGCGCACCGCCATGCACGGCATCGCGGCGCAGGTAGTCAGCGAGTCCGGGCGCGGCGCCGCAGCGGCCTCCCACCATCTGCTCCACGTGTATCCGGACGACGACGAGGAACTCGTCGACCAGTTGCGCGAGGCCGCCCGTGAACACCAGGCGGTCGGCGCCCCGGACGCCGCCCGCCGCTGTCTGGAGCGCGCCCTGCTGGAACCGCCCCGGCCCGAGAGCCACGCGCACGTGCTCTTCGAACTGGGCAGCGCCACCCACCTCACCGCGCCCGCCACCACCATCGGGCATCTCCAGACGGCACTCGCGATGCCCGGCCTGGAGGGCGACCTGCGCGTCGACGCGATCGTCCGGCTCTCGCAGGCCCTGCTGCACAACAACCAGCTGGAAGAGGCCGTCCGCACGGTCGAGACGGAGGCCGCCCGGCATCAGCCCGGCCCCGCCCGGATGCGCCTCCAGGGCGTGCACTTCATGCTGGAGGGCATTCACGGCGGCGACGTGACGGCGCCCGGCCGCTCCGAGCGCCTCGCCGACCTCGCCCGCCCCTGCACCGGCCGGGACAACTCCGAGCGCGCGCTGCTCATCCTGCGCGGCTTCGACGCCATGACCCACGGCGAGAACGCCGAGGAGGTCGTGGAGATGTGCGACCGCGCCCTCGTCAACGGCCGCCTCGCGCCCGGTCTCGGCTGGACCGACCCCGAGTGGGGCATCGAGCTGCTGATGATGCTCGCCTGCGCGTACGCCTACACCGACCGTCTCGACCGCGCGGAGTCCCTCTACATGGACGCCCTGCGCGCCTATGAGACGGCGGGCTGGAGCGGCGGCCACCTCTCCCTCGCCCATGCGTACGTCGGTCTCGGGCACCGCAGGCGGGGCCGCCTCAGAGAGGCCGAGACGTCCCTGCGCGAGTCCCTGCGTCTCGCCGAACGCGTCGGGCGTGGTCTGCCCCTCCACTGGTCGGCGACCTGCAACCTCGTCGACACGCTGCTCGCCCGCGGTCATGTCCAGGAGGCCTGGGCCATCGCCGAGCAGTACGGGTTCGCCCCGCCCTACCCGTCCACCATCGTGCTGCCCGAACCCCGCGCGGTACGCGGCCGGTTGCTCATCGCCGTCGGCCGCACCAAGGAGGGCATCAACGAACTGGAGGCCGCCGAGAAAGCGGCCACCGGACGGGGCTACCACAACCCGGTGCTCGCCACCTGGGCCGTCGACCTCGCCCGCGCGCTGGCCACGGAGGACCCGCTCCGGGCCGCGGTGCTGGTCGCCGACGCCCGTCGGTACGCGGAACGGTTCGGCACGGACACCGCCATCGGTGAGGCCCTGCGCTGCGCGGCGGCCCTGGAGACCGGCCAGCGGGCGGTACGCCTGGCCGCCCAGGCGGTCGCCTATCTGGAGGCGTCACCCTGCCAGTACGAACACGCCGCTGCCCGAGTCGAGTACGGCATCGCCGCCCGCTCGGTCGCCGAGATCCAACGCGGCCTGACGCTGGCCAAGTCGTGCGGCGCGGACGGCCTGGTCGCCCAGGCACGTGAGGTACTGGAGACGGGACGGGGGCTGCGCTGA
- the pcaDC gene encoding bifunctional 3-oxoadipate enol-lactonase/4-carboxymuconolactone decarboxylase PcaDC, whose protein sequence is MTDNLPHHRVEGSATAPPLLLGPSLGTSYALWDKVAPELSVTHRVVRWDLPGHGGSAPGLIGAGATVGDLAALVLALADSLGIDQFAYAGVSLGGAVGLHLAVHHPERVSSLAVLCSSAHFNGSKPWEERAALVRSEGLAGLAESADARWFTPGFTVPELVADHRNADPDAYAACCDALGAFDLRDRLAEIGVPTLLVAGRQDPATPPAHLREIADAVPGATLVELPGASHLAVAQCPEAVLAALRPHFGAAPRRGMEVRRQVLGDRHVDRAQARQTPFTARFQDFISRYAWGEIWTDPTLTRRERSMITLTALVAHGHYDELAMHVRAARRNGLTPEEIGAVLLQTAVYCGVPAANSAFAAAQRVLAEEESEGMGDEGPDGSGG, encoded by the coding sequence GTGACCGACAATCTGCCGCACCACCGCGTCGAGGGCTCCGCCACCGCTCCCCCGCTGCTGCTCGGGCCCTCGCTCGGGACGTCGTACGCCCTGTGGGACAAGGTGGCGCCCGAGCTGTCCGTCACCCACCGGGTGGTCCGCTGGGACCTGCCCGGGCACGGGGGTTCGGCGCCCGGTCTGATCGGGGCGGGGGCGACCGTCGGTGATCTGGCGGCGTTGGTGCTGGCGCTCGCCGATTCCCTCGGGATCGACCAATTCGCTTACGCGGGCGTGTCGTTGGGCGGTGCGGTGGGTCTGCATCTGGCCGTCCACCACCCGGAGCGGGTGTCGTCGCTCGCCGTTCTCTGCTCCTCGGCCCACTTCAACGGCAGCAAGCCGTGGGAGGAACGGGCCGCGCTGGTGCGCAGCGAGGGGCTGGCCGGGCTGGCGGAGAGCGCCGACGCGCGCTGGTTCACGCCCGGGTTCACCGTGCCGGAGCTGGTCGCGGATCACCGGAACGCCGATCCGGACGCGTACGCCGCCTGCTGCGACGCGCTGGGCGCCTTCGACCTGCGTGACCGGCTGGCCGAGATCGGTGTGCCCACACTGCTCGTCGCCGGGCGGCAGGACCCGGCCACTCCCCCGGCCCATCTGCGGGAGATCGCGGACGCCGTGCCGGGTGCCACGCTCGTCGAACTGCCGGGCGCCTCGCATCTGGCGGTCGCTCAGTGCCCGGAGGCCGTACTGGCCGCGCTGCGCCCGCACTTCGGGGCGGCACCCCGGCGGGGCATGGAGGTGCGCCGACAGGTGCTCGGCGACAGGCACGTGGACCGGGCGCAGGCGCGGCAGACGCCCTTCACCGCCCGCTTCCAGGATTTCATCTCACGCTACGCGTGGGGCGAGATCTGGACCGACCCGACGCTCACCCGGCGCGAGCGCAGCATGATCACGCTCACCGCTCTGGTCGCCCACGGCCACTACGACGAGTTGGCGATGCATGTCCGGGCGGCCCGCCGCAACGGACTCACCCCCGAGGAGATCGGCGCGGTGCTGCTCCAGACGGCCGTCTACTGCGGGGTCCCCGCGGCCAACTCGGCGTTCGCGGCGGCGCAGCGCGTACTGGCCGAGGAGGAGTCCGAGGGGATGGGCGACGAGGGGCCGGACGGTTCAGGAGGGTGA
- the pcaB gene encoding 3-carboxy-cis,cis-muconate cycloisomerase, which translates to MTPPADADTDAEPGADTGLLSPGWAGSPAATATSDTAYLRALLDAEAALTRAQAGLGLAPEEAARAVGTAVDGVAAFDVRSIALRARAGGNPVIPLVADLTAAVGAEYGPYVHRGATSQDILDTATMLVAARTLDLVLSDLARAARALARLAADHRDTAMPGRTLTQHAVPTTFGLKAAGWRSLVLDARDRLTAVRQSLPAQLGGAAGTLAAFTVFGTTEDTVDTRALVAAYARELGLAEPVLPWHTLRTPVADLAGALAFTAGGLGKIAADVTTLARTEIAEVSEGSGGGSSAMPHKANPVRSTLIAAAARRAPQLAATLYGALVAEDERPAGAWHAEWEPLRELLRVTGGAARDAVELTEGLRVHADTMGQHLHLTHGLIVSERLAVELAPVLGRARAKALLTELAARTYTEGRSLGELLAEEPELKDLPLDDPTDPARYTGSAGALTDRALERP; encoded by the coding sequence GTGACACCACCTGCCGATGCCGATACCGATGCCGAGCCAGGGGCCGACACCGGTCTGCTCTCCCCCGGGTGGGCCGGTTCCCCGGCGGCCACCGCGACGAGCGACACCGCGTATCTGCGGGCGCTGCTCGACGCGGAGGCCGCGCTGACCCGTGCGCAGGCCGGGCTGGGGCTGGCACCCGAGGAGGCGGCCAGGGCGGTCGGCACTGCGGTCGACGGGGTCGCCGCCTTCGACGTACGGTCGATCGCGCTGCGCGCCCGGGCCGGCGGCAACCCGGTGATCCCGCTGGTGGCGGACCTGACGGCGGCGGTCGGGGCGGAGTACGGGCCGTACGTCCACCGGGGAGCGACCAGCCAGGACATCCTGGACACGGCGACGATGCTGGTCGCCGCCCGCACCCTGGACCTGGTGCTCTCGGACCTCGCCCGCGCGGCTCGGGCCCTCGCCCGCCTGGCCGCCGACCACCGTGACACCGCGATGCCCGGCCGTACGCTCACCCAGCACGCCGTGCCGACGACCTTCGGGCTGAAGGCGGCGGGCTGGCGGTCACTGGTCCTCGACGCACGGGACCGTCTGACGGCCGTACGCCAGAGCCTCCCCGCCCAACTCGGGGGCGCCGCAGGCACCTTGGCCGCCTTCACGGTGTTCGGCACCACCGAGGACACGGTCGACACGCGAGCCCTGGTCGCCGCCTACGCCCGCGAACTCGGCCTCGCCGAGCCGGTGTTGCCCTGGCACACCCTGCGCACCCCGGTCGCGGATCTCGCCGGGGCGCTCGCCTTCACGGCCGGGGGCCTCGGGAAGATCGCCGCCGACGTAACGACGCTGGCCCGCACCGAGATCGCCGAGGTGTCCGAGGGCAGCGGCGGGGGTTCGTCGGCGATGCCGCACAAGGCCAATCCCGTACGGTCGACGCTGATCGCCGCCGCGGCCCGGCGCGCACCGCAGCTCGCGGCCACCCTGTACGGGGCGCTGGTCGCCGAGGACGAGCGGCCGGCCGGTGCCTGGCACGCCGAGTGGGAGCCGCTCAGGGAGTTGCTGAGGGTGACCGGGGGCGCTGCCCGGGACGCCGTCGAACTGACCGAGGGGCTGCGGGTCCACGCGGACACCATGGGTCAACACCTGCACCTCACCCATGGGTTGATCGTCTCCGAGCGGCTGGCCGTCGAACTCGCGCCGGTGCTGGGCCGGGCCCGCGCGAAGGCCCTGCTCACCGAATTGGCCGCCCGCACCTACACCGAGGGCCGATCGCTCGGCGAACTCCTCGCCGAGGAGCCGGAGTTGAAAGACCTACCCCTCGACGACCCGACCGACCCCGCCCGTTACACCGGCTCCGCCGGAGCCCTGACCGACCGCGCCCTGGAGCGACCGTGA
- the pcaG gene encoding protocatechuate 3,4-dioxygenase subunit alpha: MSVSPEKPLPTPSHTVGPFYGYALPFPEGEQVAPKGHPDTIALHGYVLDGEGDPIPDALLEFWQAAPDGSLAGAPGSLRRDPVTGGFLGRNGTDFTGFGRVATDADGHYALYTLPPGNAGLPYISVCVFARGLLTHLYTRAYLANGADPLLDSLPAERRATLIAAEGDRRTYRFDIRLQGEGETVFLEFE; the protein is encoded by the coding sequence ATGAGCGTCTCCCCCGAGAAACCTCTGCCCACCCCGTCCCACACCGTCGGCCCCTTCTACGGCTACGCCCTCCCCTTCCCCGAGGGCGAGCAGGTCGCGCCCAAGGGCCACCCGGACACGATCGCCCTCCACGGGTACGTCCTGGACGGCGAGGGAGACCCGATCCCCGACGCCCTGCTGGAGTTCTGGCAGGCGGCTCCCGACGGCTCCCTCGCCGGTGCCCCCGGATCGCTGCGCCGCGACCCGGTGACGGGCGGCTTCCTGGGCCGCAACGGCACCGACTTCACGGGCTTCGGGCGGGTCGCCACCGACGCCGACGGGCACTACGCGCTGTACACGCTGCCACCGGGCAACGCGGGTCTGCCGTACATCAGCGTGTGCGTGTTCGCCCGCGGTCTGCTGACCCACCTGTACACACGCGCGTATCTGGCGAACGGCGCCGACCCGCTGCTCGACTCGCTGCCCGCCGAGCGGCGCGCCACGCTGATAGCCGCCGAGGGCGACCGCCGCACGTACCGTTTCGACATCCGCCTTCAGGGCGAGGGCGAAACGGTCTTCCTGGAGTTCGAGTGA
- the pcaH gene encoding protocatechuate 3,4-dioxygenase subunit beta, whose translation MALTQSDIDVEVSDLQDAYDKAVAEGAPVQNHPPRDYAPYRSSVLRYPKQPLVAVSGGDPETVELSGPVFGVTDITDIDSDLTVQHQGEPLGERITVSGRLLDRDGRPVRGQLIELWQANASGRYAHLRDQHPAPLDPNFTGVGRVLTDDQGRYRFTTIKPGAYPWRNHTNAWRPAHIHFSVFGTAFTQRLVTQMYFPNDPLFRYDPILRSVTDEAARSRLVAEYNHDLSQPEFSLGYEWDIVLDGPSATWIEEGRD comes from the coding sequence ATGGCTCTCACCCAGTCGGACATCGACGTCGAGGTCAGCGACCTCCAGGACGCCTACGACAAGGCGGTCGCCGAAGGCGCCCCCGTACAGAACCATCCACCGCGCGACTACGCCCCGTACCGCAGCTCGGTGCTGCGCTACCCGAAGCAGCCGCTCGTCGCGGTGAGCGGTGGGGACCCGGAGACGGTCGAACTGTCGGGCCCGGTGTTCGGGGTCACCGACATCACCGACATCGACAGCGACCTCACCGTCCAGCACCAGGGCGAGCCGCTCGGCGAGCGCATCACCGTCTCAGGACGCCTCCTCGACCGTGACGGGCGGCCCGTGCGCGGCCAGCTGATCGAGCTGTGGCAGGCCAACGCCTCCGGCCGGTACGCCCATCTGCGGGACCAGCACCCGGCGCCGCTCGACCCCAACTTCACCGGTGTGGGACGGGTCCTGACGGATGATCAGGGACGGTACAGGTTCACCACGATCAAGCCGGGCGCGTATCCGTGGCGCAACCACACCAACGCCTGGCGGCCCGCGCACATCCATTTCTCGGTCTTCGGTACGGCGTTCACCCAACGGCTCGTGACCCAGATGTACTTCCCGAACGACCCGCTGTTCCGCTACGACCCGATCCTGCGCTCGGTGACCGACGAGGCCGCCCGGAGCCGTCTGGTCGCCGAGTACAACCACGACCTGTCCCAGCCCGAGTTCTCGCTCGGCTACGAGTGGGACATCGTTCTCGACGGTCCCTCCGCCACCTGGATCGAAGAAGGCCGCGACTGA
- a CDS encoding MarR family winged helix-turn-helix transcriptional regulator, producing the protein MAAVDLSTHPGHLARRLQQAHYLLWNTMVSEEITSPQFAVLNALVAEPGLDQRTVGERVGLDRSTVAEVVSRLGRRDLIDKVRDPEDGRRSLLRPTDEGVRAHRRLTVRTARMNQVFLAPLSADEQSVFLDLIQRVADAAEGLRNPAEPVASPR; encoded by the coding sequence ATGGCCGCGGTGGACCTCTCCACCCACCCCGGGCACCTCGCCCGGCGACTCCAGCAGGCGCACTACCTGCTGTGGAACACGATGGTCTCCGAGGAGATCACTTCGCCCCAGTTCGCGGTCCTGAACGCGCTCGTCGCCGAACCGGGCCTGGACCAGCGCACGGTCGGGGAGCGGGTGGGCCTCGACCGGTCCACGGTCGCCGAGGTCGTCAGCAGGCTCGGGCGCCGGGATCTGATCGACAAGGTGCGCGATCCCGAGGACGGCCGCCGCTCCCTGCTGCGCCCCACGGACGAAGGGGTGCGTGCGCACCGCAGGCTGACCGTGCGGACGGCCCGGATGAACCAGGTGTTCCTGGCCCCGCTCTCCGCCGACGAACAGTCCGTCTTCCTCGACCTCATCCAGCGTGTCGCCGACGCCGCGGAAGGGCTGCGCAACCCGGCGGAGCCCGTCGCCTCCCCTCGCTGA
- a CDS encoding IclR family transcriptional regulator, with translation MAAGGAGTATGGEPEPAGMRTVQRAIDVLGLFDEVRPALSLREIVSASGLPKTTVLRLLQTLRLNGLLWVDEHGRYLAGPALLRWSRLAEQAWRLPPTAQALLRDLAAEHKETVHLYVRRDIHRVCIAQEEGPQALRQVVRVGDELPLWAGGVAKALLLDAPDGLLLRVAEASPRGAGHLATLRTWIAEARDQGYAVSHGEREEGLSAVAVPVRGRSGAVVAALSFGGPSTRFTPERVTRFAAALRGAAGELARAGLPFEA, from the coding sequence ATGGCAGCCGGAGGAGCCGGGACAGCGACCGGAGGCGAGCCCGAACCGGCGGGGATGCGTACCGTCCAGCGGGCCATCGACGTTCTCGGGCTGTTCGACGAGGTCCGGCCCGCGCTGTCCCTCCGCGAGATCGTCAGCGCCTCCGGCCTGCCGAAGACCACCGTGCTGCGGCTGCTCCAGACCCTGCGGCTCAACGGACTGCTCTGGGTCGACGAGCACGGCCGCTATCTCGCGGGCCCCGCGCTGCTGCGCTGGTCCCGGCTCGCCGAACAGGCCTGGCGACTGCCGCCCACGGCCCAGGCACTGCTGCGCGACCTCGCCGCCGAACACAAGGAGACGGTGCACCTGTATGTGCGCCGGGACATCCACCGCGTCTGCATCGCCCAGGAAGAGGGCCCGCAGGCGCTGCGCCAGGTCGTGCGGGTGGGCGACGAACTCCCGCTGTGGGCGGGTGGCGTGGCCAAGGCGCTCCTGCTGGACGCGCCGGACGGGCTGCTGCTCCGGGTCGCGGAGGCCTCACCGCGCGGGGCCGGACATCTGGCGACCCTGCGGACCTGGATCGCGGAAGCCCGCGACCAGGGGTACGCCGTGAGTCACGGCGAGCGCGAGGAGGGGCTGTCGGCGGTGGCCGTGCCGGTGCGGGGGAGGAGCGGGGCGGTCGTGGCCGCGCTGTCCTTCGGCGGGCCGAGCACACGGTTCACGCCGGAGCGGGTGACGCGGTTCGCGGCGGCGCTGCGCGGTGCGGCGGGGGAACTGGCGCGGGCAGGGCTGCCGTTCGAGGCGTAG
- a CDS encoding DUF3048 domain-containing protein, whose amino-acid sequence MTRTTRTRRRGMATAALVAAAVTASLMAGCTTDDRPSDDGRGQTHSRSQEPDHRESPEPKSAGPVLAVKIDNVRAARPQTGLDAADIVYAEQVEGGLSRLMAVYATRLPAAVGPVRSARESDLELLRQFDEPTLAFSGAQRKLLPLIDRAPLNAESPESAAAGAYYRGTDKAAPHNLYLRPQRLIGAAPGADALTTGFRYGAAPEGGTPEKSRTVRFPAARFTFTWSADRHGWLVSMDGTPTVATDGARVAAATVVVQYVKVRESRFHDVLGNNSPYTQSVGSGRAQVLRDGRAFDVRWRRGAAAEGTAFTTADGTPVNFAKGQVWVVFAKA is encoded by the coding sequence ATGACGCGAACGACACGCACGCGGCGGCGCGGAATGGCCACGGCGGCGCTGGTCGCCGCCGCCGTGACGGCCTCTCTGATGGCCGGCTGCACGACGGACGACCGGCCCTCCGACGACGGGCGCGGCCAGACCCACAGCCGGAGCCAGGAACCCGACCACCGCGAATCGCCCGAGCCGAAGAGCGCCGGCCCGGTCCTCGCGGTGAAGATCGACAACGTCCGCGCGGCCCGCCCTCAGACGGGCCTGGACGCGGCGGACATCGTGTACGCCGAGCAGGTCGAGGGCGGTCTGAGCCGGCTGATGGCGGTCTACGCGACCCGGCTGCCGGCGGCCGTCGGGCCGGTGCGCAGCGCGCGTGAGTCCGATCTGGAGCTGCTGCGTCAGTTCGACGAGCCGACGCTCGCCTTCTCCGGCGCCCAGCGCAAGCTGCTGCCGCTGATCGACCGGGCACCGCTGAACGCCGAGTCACCGGAGTCGGCGGCTGCCGGCGCCTACTACCGGGGCACGGACAAGGCGGCGCCGCACAACCTGTATCTGCGGCCGCAGCGGCTGATCGGCGCCGCACCGGGCGCGGACGCGCTCACCACGGGCTTCCGCTACGGCGCCGCCCCCGAGGGCGGGACCCCGGAAAAGTCGCGCACCGTCCGCTTCCCGGCGGCGCGCTTCACGTTCACCTGGTCCGCGGACCGGCACGGCTGGCTGGTGTCGATGGACGGCACCCCGACCGTCGCGACCGACGGCGCGCGGGTGGCCGCCGCGACGGTCGTCGTGCAGTACGTGAAGGTGCGCGAGTCGCGGTTCCACGACGTGCTCGGCAACAACTCGCCGTACACCCAGTCCGTGGGCTCGGGCCGGGCCCAAGTCCTGCGCGACGGGCGGGCGTTCGACGTGCGGTGGCGGCGCGGGGCGGCTGCGGAGGGGACGGCCTTCACGACGGCGGACGGCACACCGGTGAACTTCGCGAAGGGGCAGGTGTGGGTGGTGTTCGCGAAGGCGTGA
- a CDS encoding ATP-dependent DNA ligase, which yields MDLPVMPPVKPMLAKSVAKIPPGMQYEAKWDGFRAIVFRDGAEVEVGSRTGKSLTRYFPELVAALRERLPERCVVDGEIVIALGGRLDFDALTERIHPAESRVRTLAERNPASFVAFDLLALADESLLDVPMTDRRALLTRALSGVTPPVHVAPATTDIDVAQRWFEQYEGAGLDGVIAKPLTLRYRQDERVMFKIKHERTADVVVAGYRLHKSGPIVGSLLLGLYDARGTLQHVGVSAAFPMKRRAELVGELEPLRLADVREHPWAAWADEAAHEAARLPGAPSRWSAKKDFSWIPLRPELVAEVAYDHMENGARFRHTARFRRWRPDRTADSCTYDQLDEPVGYDLAEILGPQG from the coding sequence ATGGATCTACCGGTCATGCCTCCCGTGAAGCCGATGCTCGCCAAGTCCGTGGCCAAGATCCCTCCGGGCATGCAGTACGAGGCCAAGTGGGACGGTTTCCGGGCGATCGTGTTCCGTGACGGTGCCGAGGTCGAGGTCGGCAGTCGTACCGGCAAGTCGCTGACCAGGTATTTCCCCGAGCTGGTGGCTGCGCTGCGGGAGCGGTTGCCCGAGCGTTGTGTGGTGGACGGTGAGATCGTGATCGCGCTCGGCGGGCGTCTCGACTTCGACGCGCTCACCGAGCGAATCCATCCCGCCGAGTCCCGGGTACGGACACTGGCCGAGCGGAACCCGGCCTCGTTCGTCGCGTTCGACCTGCTGGCGCTGGCCGACGAGTCGCTCCTCGACGTCCCGATGACCGACCGGCGCGCGCTGCTCACCAGGGCGTTGTCCGGCGTGACCCCGCCTGTTCATGTGGCGCCGGCGACCACCGACATCGATGTGGCGCAGCGGTGGTTCGAGCAGTACGAGGGGGCGGGCCTCGACGGCGTCATCGCCAAGCCGCTCACCCTGCGCTACCGGCAGGACGAGCGGGTGATGTTCAAGATCAAGCACGAGCGGACGGCGGATGTCGTCGTGGCCGGGTACCGGCTGCACAAGAGCGGACCGATCGTGGGTTCGCTGCTGCTCGGGCTGTACGACGCCCGGGGCACCCTCCAGCATGTCGGGGTGAGCGCAGCGTTCCCGATGAAGCGGCGGGCCGAACTCGTCGGGGAACTGGAACCCCTGCGGCTCGCGGACGTGCGGGAGCATCCGTGGGCCGCCTGGGCGGACGAGGCGGCCCACGAGGCGGCGCGGCTGCCGGGGGCACCGAGCCGGTGGTCGGCGAAGAAGGACTTCTCCTGGATTCCGCTGCGGCCCGAACTGGTGGCCGAGGTGGCTTACGACCACATGGAGAACGGGGCGCGCTTTCGGCACACGGCCCGTTTCCGCCGCTGGCGCCCGGACCGTACGGCCGACAGCTGCACATACGACCAGCTGGACGAGCCGGTGGGGTACGACCTCGCGGAGATTCTCGGCCCGCAGGGCTGA